A section of the Paenibacillus odorifer genome encodes:
- a CDS encoding sensor histidine kinase: MDNIFLEELFYLVTLPLLPIIIHYFYSHCFVSRLTTKANLVIVYSLYFLCIVFLHYSSLPGSILLTLNIGLIALLSFFYNGNIKWRIVAALFLVALITLSELSLPLFYSTKGYILNQFLSKLLMFILAFVSVRVAKAFGNGGLSKWYWVLLFICPSISTLGIYSFASSLYMQSFPTLVPILSTGLLIINLLIFILCDRMLVIQSAQNQSYLLEQQNAYYVNQYLLTKEVQEESFKFQHDIKNILIGLRAKVQSGEAANLNELDNLLGQIDNPIGVSNSGNTIIDSIINYKQQVAEKHQIPFKLDLNIPAQLTLDTTVISVILGNALDNAIEACCDKRNEECYITIHMHYLNESLFIRIQNPYVNEIHTNRFGDICSTKTNKSGHGIGLKSIQKVVEDSNGLVDISYNNNLFQVEIVLFMVPCKKRI, translated from the coding sequence TTGGATAATATCTTTCTGGAGGAGTTATTTTATCTAGTAACGCTTCCACTTTTACCTATCATCATTCATTACTTCTACAGCCATTGTTTCGTTAGCCGACTTACCACCAAAGCCAATCTTGTTATCGTGTACTCCTTATATTTCCTCTGTATTGTCTTTCTGCACTATAGCTCACTGCCAGGCTCAATCCTACTCACTCTCAATATTGGCCTGATTGCTCTCTTATCTTTTTTTTACAATGGAAATATCAAATGGCGGATCGTTGCCGCTCTTTTTCTGGTTGCGCTTATTACGCTTAGTGAGTTATCACTGCCCCTATTTTACTCGACAAAGGGATATATTCTGAACCAGTTTCTTTCCAAGCTGCTGATGTTTATATTAGCTTTTGTATCCGTGCGCGTAGCTAAAGCCTTTGGAAATGGCGGGTTATCTAAATGGTATTGGGTTCTATTATTTATTTGCCCTTCTATAAGCACACTAGGGATCTACAGCTTCGCATCCAGCCTTTATATGCAGTCCTTCCCTACCCTTGTTCCAATCCTGTCCACAGGACTACTCATTATAAATTTATTGATATTTATCTTATGTGACCGTATGTTAGTTATCCAATCTGCGCAGAACCAAAGTTATTTACTTGAGCAACAAAATGCTTACTATGTAAATCAATATCTTTTGACAAAAGAAGTACAGGAAGAATCTTTTAAGTTCCAGCATGATATTAAAAATATTCTCATAGGTTTACGCGCAAAGGTACAATCCGGTGAAGCTGCCAATCTAAATGAGTTGGACAACTTACTGGGGCAAATAGACAATCCAATAGGCGTCAGCAATAGCGGGAATACGATTATTGATTCCATTATCAACTACAAGCAGCAGGTCGCTGAGAAGCATCAGATCCCCTTCAAGTTAGACTTGAACATCCCTGCACAGCTGACGCTCGACACCACAGTTATCAGTGTGATTTTAGGAAATGCACTGGACAATGCCATTGAAGCTTGTTGCGATAAAAGAAATGAAGAGTGCTATATAACCATACATATGCATTATCTTAATGAAAGCTTGTTCATCCGGATTCAGAATCCTTATGTGAATGAAATTCATACGAATCGTTTTGGCGACATCTGCTCCACAAAAACTAATAAATCCGGTCATGGTATAGGCTTAAAAAGTATCCAGAAGGTCGTAGAGGATAGTAATGGTTTAGTAGATATTTCATATAACAATAATCTATTTCAAGTCGAAATTGTTCTTTTTATGGTCCCCTGTAAAAAAAGGATTTAG
- a CDS encoding FecCD family ABC transporter permease: MKVVKSHKATIWILSLLILLIAGAILSLNMGKVSLNPLEVFQVLLGQGPEEHNLVVYKFRLPRIVLAILVGFGMALAGAVMQALLRNDLADPGMLGISSGSGLMVLLIISTVSIQGAAITLLLPSMAFLGGLLAAALIYVLAYRKRRMISSTRLVLTGVAINMGFSALSLFLTLKLDDQKYEFAQRWQAGCLWGDKWSYISLLAPWVLLLFAYILSNFRTLNVLVLGNEISIGLGVAVKKKFLRLAIAAVGIASGCVALGGSIFFIGLISPHVARKLVGHDYKVLLPTSALIGALLLLVADTIARTVSFKSDIPAGIIVTMLSVPYFLYLLMRSK, from the coding sequence ATGAAAGTTGTTAAATCGCATAAGGCTACAATATGGATTCTATCTCTTTTAATACTGCTTATTGCAGGAGCTATTCTTAGTCTTAATATGGGAAAGGTGTCCCTCAATCCACTTGAAGTATTTCAAGTATTGCTTGGACAAGGTCCAGAGGAGCATAATCTCGTTGTTTATAAGTTTCGTCTTCCTCGGATCGTATTAGCGATACTTGTTGGATTTGGGATGGCACTGGCAGGTGCAGTTATGCAGGCTTTGCTGCGCAATGATCTGGCTGATCCCGGCATGCTTGGTATTAGCTCAGGTTCAGGTCTTATGGTGTTGCTGATTATCTCAACGGTAAGCATTCAAGGCGCCGCTATAACATTATTACTGCCGTCTATGGCATTCTTAGGTGGTCTGCTGGCAGCAGCTCTGATCTATGTTCTAGCCTATAGAAAACGTCGTATGATTTCTTCTACACGACTTGTCTTGACTGGTGTTGCGATCAATATGGGGTTTAGTGCGCTATCGCTATTCCTGACTTTAAAGCTTGATGACCAGAAGTATGAGTTTGCGCAGCGTTGGCAAGCAGGATGTTTATGGGGTGACAAGTGGTCTTATATCAGCTTGTTGGCACCTTGGGTATTGCTGCTATTCGCATATATTCTTTCTAATTTCAGGACATTGAACGTCTTGGTGCTAGGCAACGAAATTTCGATAGGATTAGGAGTCGCTGTAAAGAAGAAATTTTTGCGCTTGGCGATTGCGGCTGTAGGCATAGCTTCTGGCTGTGTAGCGCTCGGGGGCTCGATCTTCTTTATTGGATTGATTAGTCCGCATGTGGCTCGCAAGCTGGTAGGTCACGACTACAAAGTGCTTCTACCTACTTCAGCGCTTATTGGTGCGCTATTGCTGCTTGTAGCGGATACGATTGCTCGAACGGTCAGCTTTAAGTCAGATATTCCCGCAGGAATTATTGTAACAATGCTGAGTGTGCCTTATTTTCTATATCTATTAATGCGTTCAAAATAA
- a CDS encoding FecCD family ABC transporter permease, producing the protein MKKNRKLDDRTTVIPDLRGKSYFGLFLLLGILLLLLSVAASISFGSASMSLKMAWTAIFNFDPELTEHQIIHALRIPRTAADIIAGMCLAVAGAVMQGYTRNPLADSGLMGVNAGAALAMAVTLVFLPGQLQTTTLLVSFIGAGLGAGLTYLAASLNRSGMTPQRLVLAGISITMLFGAVGSFISLNYGIGRALAYWTSGSVAGATWVEIRLVIPWFLGGLALSLFIARSITVLNLGEEIAKGFGQRIVLVKMIATLAVLLLAGVAVALVGPIGFVGLIIPHIMRFFVGVDYRYIIPASAIYGGALMVVADIAGRLINRPAETALGIIFAMIGVPFFLLIASKERRAFK; encoded by the coding sequence ATGAAAAAAAATAGAAAGCTAGATGATAGAACAACCGTTATCCCTGATTTAAGAGGGAAATCGTATTTCGGTCTGTTTCTACTCCTAGGGATACTGCTGCTGCTGCTTTCAGTAGCAGCTTCTATCTCATTTGGCTCTGCTTCTATGAGCCTGAAGATGGCATGGACAGCGATTTTTAATTTTGATCCTGAACTGACCGAGCATCAGATTATTCATGCCCTTCGTATTCCGCGTACAGCAGCTGATATTATTGCAGGTATGTGTCTCGCGGTAGCAGGAGCGGTTATGCAGGGCTATACGCGAAATCCCTTAGCAGATTCCGGATTAATGGGAGTAAATGCAGGAGCAGCACTTGCAATGGCCGTTACACTGGTTTTTCTTCCAGGACAACTGCAGACAACAACCTTGCTGGTTAGCTTTATTGGCGCAGGACTTGGAGCAGGATTAACGTATCTTGCCGCTTCATTGAATCGTTCAGGAATGACACCTCAACGACTGGTGCTAGCTGGAATATCAATTACAATGCTATTTGGAGCTGTGGGGTCATTTATCTCATTAAACTATGGAATTGGTCGTGCCCTTGCTTATTGGACTTCGGGTAGTGTGGCTGGAGCAACATGGGTGGAAATTAGGCTAGTTATACCTTGGTTCTTAGGTGGACTGGCTTTGTCACTATTCATTGCACGCTCTATCACTGTTTTAAACTTGGGGGAAGAGATTGCGAAAGGCTTCGGGCAACGGATCGTTCTCGTTAAGATGATAGCTACGCTTGCGGTCCTTTTACTAGCGGGTGTAGCTGTTGCACTTGTAGGGCCAATCGGCTTTGTAGGGTTGATTATTCCGCATATTATGCGTTTTTTTGTAGGTGTAGATTATCGTTATATTATTCCGGCATCAGCCATTTACGGCGGCGCACTTATGGTTGTAGCGGATATCGCAGGAAGGCTGATTAATCGTCCGGCAGAGACAGCACTGGGCATTATTTTTGCAATGATTGGTGTTCCTTTCTTCTTGCTAATTGCGAGCAAAGAGAGGAGAGCCTTCAAATGA
- a CDS encoding AraC family transcriptional regulator: MAKMKLEDHIFAWNYAAVKVLDIRHAVMEPGDNLQGYILPACGFIYCVRGTASLNLNGIDYDADRHFIVHGGKGMRLSIETGKLFEYYLLFYRASLPGRKDLARLLERSNPFRMQYSFESLEPLPLHYQLMAMEQLWAQGSQLERIQVKGLFYQFIHELLKQFTKDGINLRQPDVIGQVVRYIEEHYRHNLSLESIAEQFNYSPRHLSTRFKGETGFSLIEYLIRFRLKHAEELLRCTDAPLRDIAEEVGYNDVYYFSRMFSKYNGQSPIRFRKESRQVSSSDNRPFTTAKFSIGAHISSRYNVIEYDNHYHYYYQNEITGGSSPMRLTKTSSFIVAMLLSFTLLLSACGSASVGSNATNSNGSKASEVTSSPANNSTAIDNANKEAQTRTISTIKGDIVVPANPKRVVVLYLQGDLVALGIKPVGTSSVFEGAAFAEELGGIEDLGSWYEPNPEAIMAVKPDLIIAASEETYEILKDIAPTVPIPYEKMATDERVMKIGEVFGKEQEAQALLDNFHEKLEKSKQQLDELGILDKTVTIIEGGKKEMAVIDSKLYGRGSQIIYEYLGLKAPEILQKKIDGREKATGGFVSLEVLPEYIGDFVFRSVWDGADDLSDNPIWNSIPAIKEGRLIEIGFDFSYYSDIYSLDKQLDFVVEKLVSAYEKK, translated from the coding sequence ATGGCAAAGATGAAGCTGGAAGATCATATTTTCGCATGGAATTATGCTGCTGTTAAAGTACTTGATATTCGACATGCTGTGATGGAGCCTGGGGACAATCTGCAAGGCTATATATTACCAGCATGCGGATTTATCTACTGTGTGCGGGGGACGGCCAGCTTGAATCTCAACGGCATAGATTACGACGCAGACCGTCACTTTATTGTGCATGGTGGCAAGGGCATGAGACTAAGTATAGAGACAGGGAAGCTGTTTGAATACTATTTATTATTCTATAGAGCCTCCTTGCCAGGAAGAAAGGATTTAGCAAGACTTTTAGAACGCAGCAATCCATTTCGGATGCAGTATAGCTTCGAGTCTTTGGAGCCATTACCACTGCACTATCAACTAATGGCAATGGAACAACTTTGGGCACAAGGAAGCCAATTGGAAAGAATTCAAGTTAAAGGCTTGTTCTATCAGTTTATACATGAATTATTAAAGCAGTTTACAAAGGATGGAATTAACCTCAGGCAACCGGATGTCATTGGGCAGGTTGTCCGTTATATTGAGGAGCATTATCGTCATAATTTATCACTAGAATCTATAGCGGAGCAATTTAATTATAGCCCTCGTCATTTATCAACCCGCTTTAAAGGGGAGACAGGGTTTAGCTTGATTGAATATTTGATACGATTCCGGCTTAAACATGCAGAAGAGCTATTACGATGTACCGATGCTCCACTTCGCGATATTGCAGAAGAAGTTGGATATAACGATGTATATTACTTCAGTCGCATGTTCAGTAAATACAATGGTCAATCTCCCATCCGGTTCCGCAAGGAAAGCAGGCAGGTGAGCTCATCGGACAATCGTCCATTTACCACCGCCAAATTCTCCATTGGCGCGCACATATCCTCCCGATATAATGTTATTGAGTATGATAATCATTATCATTACTATTATCAAAATGAAATAACCGGAGGGTCTTCACCTATGAGATTAACAAAGACGTCAAGTTTTATTGTAGCGATGCTGCTTAGCTTTACCTTGCTATTAAGTGCATGTGGATCTGCAAGTGTTGGTTCTAATGCCACAAATTCTAATGGATCCAAAGCTTCTGAAGTTACATCATCACCAGCAAATAATTCAACTGCAATTGACAATGCCAATAAGGAGGCTCAGACAAGAACTATCTCTACAATAAAGGGAGACATTGTTGTTCCAGCTAATCCAAAGAGGGTTGTCGTGTTATACCTTCAAGGGGATCTTGTGGCCCTCGGCATTAAGCCAGTAGGGACTTCGAGTGTCTTTGAAGGAGCGGCCTTTGCAGAAGAGCTGGGGGGGATTGAAGATCTAGGTTCATGGTATGAGCCTAATCCAGAGGCTATTATGGCAGTAAAGCCGGACTTGATCATAGCTGCTTCTGAAGAAACTTACGAAATCCTTAAGGATATTGCACCGACCGTTCCAATTCCTTATGAAAAAATGGCGACGGATGAACGTGTAATGAAGATTGGCGAGGTATTTGGCAAGGAGCAGGAGGCACAAGCTCTATTAGATAATTTCCACGAGAAGTTGGAGAAGAGCAAGCAGCAGCTTGATGAACTTGGAATTTTGGATAAGACAGTAACCATTATCGAAGGCGGCAAAAAAGAGATGGCGGTGATCGATAGCAAGCTTTATGGAAGGGGCTCTCAGATCATTTATGAATATTTAGGGCTAAAAGCACCAGAGATTCTTCAGAAAAAGATTGATGGCAGAGAGAAGGCTACTGGAGGGTTTGTTTCCTTAGAGGTGTTACCTGAGTATATAGGAGACTTCGTGTTCCGCTCTGTATGGGATGGGGCTGATGATTTGTCAGACAATCCAATTTGGAACAGCATTCCAGCAATCAAAGAAGGTAGATTGATCGAAATTGGGTTTGATTTTTCATATTATTCCGATATCTACTCTCTTGATAAGCAGCTAGATTTTGTAGTTGAGAAGCTAGTGTCAGCGTATGAAAAAAAATAG
- a CDS encoding ParA family protein — protein MRKTTVNTIANQKGSTGKTTTAYNLAYALYNEGKKILLIDLDPQGNLTMYFGIEQPDKLPYSMFNIKNAMMTDEPLPSPEECIHSQGNIDLIPSNIELSVAEINLRDENGGEKTLTPLLEPMKANYDYIIIDTTPSLGLLNINALVALNCSDHCEGKEANQSTYSH, from the coding sequence ATGAGAAAAACAACAGTAAACACTATCGCTAATCAAAAAGGCAGTACAGGTAAAACCACCACCGCTTATAACCTGGCTTACGCCTTATATAATGAAGGAAAAAAGATATTACTGATTGATTTGGATCCTCAAGGGAATCTAACGATGTACTTTGGTATCGAACAACCTGATAAACTCCCTTACTCTATGTTCAACATCAAGAACGCGATGATGACGGACGAACCGCTTCCATCGCCCGAAGAGTGCATTCATTCTCAAGGTAACATTGACCTGATTCCTAGCAACATTGAACTGTCTGTTGCCGAAATTAACCTACGGGATGAAAATGGCGGTGAAAAGACATTGACCCCTTTACTGGAACCGATGAAAGCCAACTATGACTACATCATTATAGACACGACTCCATCACTTGGCTTACTCAATATCAATGCTTTGGTAGCACTCAACTGCTCAGACCATTGTGAAGGTAAAGAAGCGAATCAATCCACATATTCGCATTGA
- a CDS encoding ABC transporter permease gives MRNFIPLELKKILNKNTVIISLLFLTIILIPWIQTAKSIDVLDDEGTIHSGLGGWKILRERTVEGTMTTDYLLQMKQNYENSVDKPYIEGEVDTDRKLGKRLTFPHDALNWELNFPYIKYRVLDNSLNLTDEQLANFYVDWKGSFTEYLSTEQNLFPYTEKQIEIISQKMQKVTTPFLFKYDSGWEYLKIGLLNTIYLFFMFLAFILCEGFSKNSSKGIDKVTLSTKESRRRLLSYKLGAACVFSTIAYFVYIAIILLFITAVYTLHGWDSSVQIGTITFYSMNQLQEGLLYISMGYFSTLVVTHLILFLSVVFKRGKLVLALSLIYFYLVNTYQMGRGALIEKVMVFMPQNFINNLIGIEKLYFVGNTVFPYVFVALFLGTVYILLSRIGISIWMRRYYLQ, from the coding sequence ATGCGTAATTTCATTCCATTAGAACTGAAAAAAATATTAAATAAAAATACAGTAATTATCAGCCTACTCTTTCTCACTATTATTCTGATCCCCTGGATTCAAACCGCCAAGAGTATAGATGTCTTGGATGATGAGGGAACCATACATAGCGGTCTTGGAGGCTGGAAAATTTTAAGGGAGCGCACGGTTGAGGGCACGATGACGACGGATTATTTATTACAAATGAAACAAAACTACGAAAACAGCGTGGACAAACCTTATATTGAAGGCGAAGTGGATACAGATCGCAAGTTGGGAAAAAGATTAACTTTTCCTCACGATGCGCTGAACTGGGAACTGAACTTTCCATATATAAAGTACCGTGTTCTCGATAACAGCTTAAATTTAACGGATGAGCAGCTCGCCAATTTTTATGTAGATTGGAAGGGCAGTTTTACCGAATATTTATCCACTGAACAAAATCTATTTCCTTATACAGAGAAACAAATCGAAATCATATCCCAGAAAATGCAAAAAGTAACCACCCCATTTTTATTCAAATACGATAGTGGCTGGGAGTACCTGAAAATAGGTTTATTAAATACGATCTACCTTTTCTTCATGTTCTTGGCCTTTATCCTATGCGAGGGATTCTCCAAAAACAGCAGCAAAGGAATTGACAAGGTGACCTTATCCACCAAGGAGAGCAGGAGGAGGCTGCTCAGCTACAAGCTTGGTGCCGCTTGTGTGTTTTCTACGATAGCCTATTTTGTGTATATTGCGATCATACTGCTGTTTATTACCGCAGTGTATACGCTGCACGGCTGGGACTCTTCGGTTCAAATCGGAACAATTACATTTTATTCTATGAATCAGCTTCAAGAGGGGTTACTCTATATTTCCATGGGATACTTTTCCACACTTGTCGTGACGCATCTTATCCTGTTTTTGTCAGTGGTTTTTAAAAGAGGGAAACTGGTATTAGCACTTTCACTGATTTATTTTTATCTCGTAAATACTTATCAGATGGGGAGGGGGGCGCTGATTGAAAAAGTGATGGTCTTCATGCCCCAGAACTTTATCAATAATCTTATAGGCATAGAGAAATTATATTTTGTGGGTAATACTGTATTTCCTTATGTTTTTGTCGCCCTGTTTCTGGGTACTGTGTACATTCTCTTATCTCGAATCGGTATCTCTATATGGATGAGAAGATATTATTTACAGTAG